The following proteins are encoded in a genomic region of Sneathiella marina:
- a CDS encoding PilZ domain-containing protein, translating into MANFFTTAKYRPHSRKDHRYEIPKLHLKIADQEFDTYDWSLGGFRIDDYKGRPPVGELVTISQMAYAPDTTADVHATAVVTRILLGKNQVAFAFNKLDDKSFDLLEVASMRRLSQLADR; encoded by the coding sequence ATGGCGAACTTTTTTACAACAGCTAAATACCGACCTCATAGTCGCAAAGACCACAGATACGAAATACCAAAGCTGCATTTAAAAATAGCGGATCAGGAATTCGATACCTATGATTGGAGTCTGGGTGGCTTTCGAATTGACGATTACAAGGGGCGGCCACCTGTCGGCGAACTGGTTACAATCAGCCAAATGGCCTATGCGCCGGATACCACCGCTGACGTTCACGCCACCGCTGTGGTTACCCGAATTTTACTCGGTAAAAACCAGGTGGCATTTGCTTTTAACAAACTGGATGACAAATCCTTCGATTTACTCGAAGTCGCCAGCATGAGACGCCTGTCCCAACTGGCAGACCGATAA
- the moaB gene encoding molybdenum cofactor biosynthesis protein B — MPGIDTTRSFIAVRIAVLTVSDTRGLAEDRSGQTLVDRIEAAGHSVADRKIVKDEIPKIQAIVKDWIDNGDVDVIISTGGTGVTGRDVTPEAFTALYEKEISGFGELFRMLSYQKIGTSTIQSRATAGVAGGTYLFALPGSTGAVKDAWDDILIHQLDYRFMPCNFVELFDRLQEGQKRSKS; from the coding sequence ATGCCCGGAATTGATACGACACGCTCTTTTATCGCGGTTCGAATTGCCGTCTTAACGGTTTCCGATACGCGTGGCCTTGCAGAAGACCGCTCGGGTCAGACACTGGTGGACCGGATAGAAGCAGCCGGGCATTCGGTTGCCGATCGTAAAATTGTCAAAGACGAGATCCCGAAAATACAGGCAATTGTAAAAGACTGGATCGACAATGGGGATGTCGATGTTATCATTTCAACCGGCGGAACCGGTGTAACCGGCAGGGATGTCACGCCTGAAGCCTTTACAGCCCTGTATGAAAAAGAAATATCAGGATTTGGAGAGTTGTTCCGCATGCTGAGCTACCAGAAAATCGGGACGTCAACCATCCAGTCCAGAGCGACGGCAGGCGTTGCTGGCGGAACCTATCTGTTTGCGCTGCCCGGATCAACGGGCGCTGTAAAAGACGCCTGGGATGATATATTGATCCATCAGCTAGACTACAGATTTATGCCGTGTAATTTTGTGGAACTGTTTGATCGGCTGCAAGAGGGGCAGAAAAGATCAAAGTCGTGA
- a CDS encoding transglycosylase SLT domain-containing protein, with protein sequence MIFFEKPFFSLPRKVSSIRILLVGLGCFLSFSQGATATDIAPILSLEDKDSYSEVFILQEAGKWKQADKIIKTISNPILMGHVKFQRYMHPTKYRASYEELHLWMKAYYDHPGAHRLHKLAKSRRKPGWKPLSPPLQSRYLGGTGPGQPAYLSRSYKSSRKRSVQTRNNVAHAKRVVRRYLYRDEATNAVKYLEQKKIKKLLDQTEYDQLLEKVAQRYFLYAKDEKAIKYAEAALKKSRKHVPLADWTAGLAAWRLGDIEKAASHFSQLADTRRISDWNYTAANWWASRAYLKLGDPEKAILYLERTAEQPRTFYGLLALRQLGVEKPFNWDLPELSQSDLDWLLKIPSAQRAVALSEIGQFDLAAQELRSAFPSANPRLAPLLLTLSEKIGTPSVAMRMGLYLWESENITWDAAIYPLPKWQPSDGFKVDRALIYAFMRQESGFYSRAKSGVGAKGLMQLMPSTASYLSGDRSLRNRSNKKLFDPAYNLELGQQYLSYLMNIKDVDTNLFHLTAAYNGGPGNLKKWKTRTRFMDDPLFFIEAMPSRETRSFIKRVLTNFWIYRHRMGQDLPGLDQMAVGEWPHYMPLDIDEEKVADNARN encoded by the coding sequence ATGATTTTCTTTGAAAAGCCATTTTTCTCTCTTCCCCGTAAAGTTTCCTCAATAAGGATACTTCTGGTTGGGCTTGGCTGTTTCCTGTCTTTCTCCCAAGGGGCGACGGCAACCGACATCGCCCCGATTTTATCGCTTGAGGACAAAGACAGTTATTCCGAAGTTTTCATTTTACAAGAAGCGGGAAAATGGAAACAGGCTGATAAAATTATCAAAACCATCTCAAACCCGATCCTGATGGGCCATGTTAAATTCCAGCGCTATATGCATCCCACCAAATATCGCGCAAGCTATGAAGAGCTGCATTTATGGATGAAAGCCTATTATGATCATCCCGGGGCCCATCGATTGCACAAACTGGCGAAAAGTCGGCGCAAACCGGGATGGAAGCCGTTATCCCCCCCGTTGCAAAGCCGCTATCTGGGAGGAACCGGACCCGGACAACCCGCCTATCTGTCGAGATCCTATAAAAGCTCCCGCAAAAGATCCGTTCAAACACGGAATAATGTCGCCCACGCGAAACGCGTTGTTCGCCGATATCTTTACCGCGACGAAGCGACAAATGCCGTCAAATATCTTGAGCAGAAAAAAATAAAAAAGCTGCTGGACCAAACAGAGTATGACCAGCTTCTTGAAAAAGTCGCGCAAAGGTATTTTCTCTACGCCAAGGACGAAAAAGCGATCAAATATGCGGAAGCGGCGCTGAAAAAGTCCAGAAAGCATGTCCCGCTGGCAGATTGGACAGCCGGTCTTGCTGCCTGGCGATTGGGCGACATAGAAAAAGCGGCCAGTCATTTTTCTCAACTGGCTGATACCAGACGAATTTCAGACTGGAACTACACCGCGGCAAACTGGTGGGCGTCGCGCGCCTATCTCAAACTTGGAGATCCGGAAAAAGCCATTCTTTATCTGGAGAGAACGGCTGAACAGCCAAGGACATTTTACGGCCTGCTGGCGCTTCGCCAACTCGGTGTTGAAAAACCCTTTAACTGGGACCTGCCGGAACTCAGTCAGTCAGACCTTGATTGGCTGCTCAAAATTCCGTCGGCGCAACGGGCCGTTGCCTTGAGTGAGATCGGGCAATTTGATCTTGCTGCCCAGGAACTAAGATCGGCTTTTCCAAGCGCCAATCCCCGGCTGGCTCCGCTTCTATTGACCCTGTCAGAAAAAATCGGCACGCCATCGGTGGCCATGCGAATGGGACTATATCTTTGGGAATCGGAAAATATCACTTGGGATGCCGCCATATATCCATTGCCAAAATGGCAACCATCAGATGGTTTTAAGGTAGACCGTGCGCTGATTTATGCCTTTATGCGACAGGAATCGGGTTTTTACTCCAGGGCGAAAAGCGGCGTTGGCGCGAAGGGTCTGATGCAACTCATGCCCTCAACGGCAAGTTATCTGTCCGGGGATAGATCGCTCCGAAACCGCAGCAACAAGAAACTGTTCGATCCGGCTTATAACCTTGAATTGGGGCAGCAATACCTGTCCTATTTAATGAATATCAAGGATGTCGATACGAACCTGTTTCATTTAACCGCAGCCTATAACGGCGGACCGGGGAATCTAAAAAAATGGAAGACCAGAACCCGGTTCATGGATGATCCGTTGTTCTTTATTGAGGCAATGCCAAGCAGGGAAACCCGGAGTTTCATCAAAAGAGTGCTGACAAATTTCTGGATTTACCGACATCGTATGGGACAGGATCTTCCTGGCCTGGATCAAATGGCCGTCGGCGAATGGCCACACTATATGCCTCTCGATATTGACGAAGAAAAGGTAGCAGACAATGCCCGGAATTGA
- a CDS encoding uracil-DNA glycosylase, whose protein sequence is MPAIFYRDHFLCNIHAMEQIPEINALIRFYLEAGVDETIGTEPVDRFKPVATAAAAPEKPLSRPQNKPQKASQAVPTVNLTDGIRSAVQSAAQCKTIDQLLDAINEFEGCSLKKMATNTVFASGNPNSRLMVIDRPPSVDEDRSGLPFSGSTGALLEKMLAAIGLEINEVYRTSILPWRPPGGRTPTDEELALCLPFIERHIALAKPQFILLCGEAAAYLHRRKSGINKLRGHWTDFQYTDGTSATLAIFHPAFLLDHPSSKKYAWVDLQSLKAAMERIK, encoded by the coding sequence ATGCCCGCCATCTTCTATCGCGACCATTTTCTCTGTAATATCCATGCGATGGAACAAATCCCTGAAATAAATGCGCTGATAAGATTTTACCTTGAGGCAGGTGTCGACGAAACCATTGGCACGGAACCGGTCGACCGCTTTAAACCCGTTGCAACTGCGGCGGCGGCTCCTGAAAAGCCATTGTCGAGGCCGCAAAATAAGCCGCAAAAGGCGTCGCAAGCCGTTCCTACCGTCAATCTGACAGACGGTATTCGGTCCGCTGTACAAAGTGCAGCGCAATGCAAAACAATCGACCAACTGTTAGATGCCATCAATGAGTTCGAGGGATGCTCGCTTAAGAAAATGGCGACAAACACAGTTTTTGCCAGCGGCAATCCGAATTCCAGGCTGATGGTAATTGACCGCCCCCCTTCCGTTGATGAAGATCGCAGCGGTCTGCCTTTTTCCGGCAGTACCGGGGCGCTGCTTGAAAAGATGCTGGCGGCCATCGGGCTTGAAATAAACGAGGTCTACCGGACAAGCATTCTTCCGTGGCGACCGCCGGGCGGGCGGACCCCAACAGACGAAGAGCTGGCGTTATGCCTGCCTTTCATCGAGCGTCATATTGCTCTCGCCAAACCCCAATTTATCCTGCTTTGCGGTGAAGCTGCGGCTTATCTCCATCGCCGGAAATCCGGCATCAATAAGCTCCGCGGTCACTGGACTGATTTTCAGTATACGGACGGTACATCTGCTACCCTCGCGATTTTCCATCCGGCCTTTTTGCTTGACCACCCCTCTTCGAAAAAGTACGCGTGGGTCGACTTGCAATCCCTGAAGGCAGCTATGGAGAGAATAAAATGA
- a CDS encoding electron transfer flavoprotein-ubiquinone oxidoreductase — MERESMEFDVVIVGGGPAGLSAAIKLRQLSMETETEISVCVLEKGSEIGAHILSGNVFETRALDELIPDWKEKGAPLNTPVKSEKFYFMTEANELQFPNFLLPGQLRNHGNYIISLGNLCRWLAEQAEELGVEVYPGFAAAEILYHEDGSVKGVATGDMGVGRDGEQKPAYEPGMELHAKYTLFAEGVRGSLTKTLFEKFDLRENCDPQTFGIGIKELWELDPSQHHEGQIFHSFGWPLDRNTYGGSFVYHFENNQAYVGYVVALDYENPYLSPYDEFQKFKTHPMMQEMLKGAKRISYGARAINEGGFQSVPELAFPGGALIGCSAGFLNVPKIKGTHTAMKSGMMAAEAIVDAISENAEAPAKTLSQYPELYKSSWVYDELYRVRNSRPAFKWGLLAGTLYTGLDLKFFRGKAPWTFNHHDDFSALKKAKDCKKIDYPKYDGIYTFDKPSSVFLSNTNHEEDQPIHLTLKDDAVPVAVNYAEYAGPEQRFCPAGVYEFLTDDDGSNPRLQINAQNCVHCKTCDIKDPSQNINWVVPEGAGGPNYPNM; from the coding sequence ATGGAACGCGAATCTATGGAGTTTGATGTTGTAATTGTTGGCGGTGGTCCGGCGGGATTGTCGGCGGCAATTAAATTGCGCCAGCTTAGCATGGAGACCGAGACGGAAATAAGCGTCTGTGTCCTTGAAAAGGGATCAGAAATAGGGGCCCATATTCTTTCCGGGAATGTGTTTGAAACCCGTGCGCTGGACGAACTAATTCCGGACTGGAAGGAAAAAGGCGCGCCTCTCAATACACCGGTGAAATCGGAAAAATTCTATTTCATGACGGAAGCCAATGAACTGCAATTTCCAAACTTCCTGCTGCCGGGGCAGTTGCGCAATCACGGAAATTATATCATCAGCCTGGGAAATCTCTGCCGTTGGCTGGCAGAGCAGGCGGAAGAGCTAGGTGTCGAAGTCTATCCCGGGTTTGCCGCGGCTGAAATCCTCTATCATGAAGATGGCAGTGTTAAAGGCGTTGCGACAGGTGACATGGGTGTCGGCCGCGATGGGGAACAAAAACCGGCATATGAGCCGGGCATGGAACTGCACGCCAAATACACGCTATTTGCAGAAGGCGTGCGGGGATCGCTGACAAAAACCCTGTTTGAAAAATTCGACTTGCGTGAAAATTGCGACCCGCAGACTTTTGGTATTGGCATCAAGGAACTCTGGGAGCTTGACCCGTCGCAACATCACGAAGGCCAGATCTTCCATAGCTTCGGCTGGCCGCTGGATCGAAATACCTATGGCGGATCCTTTGTCTATCATTTTGAGAATAATCAGGCTTATGTGGGTTATGTCGTGGCTCTGGATTATGAAAATCCCTATTTGTCACCTTATGACGAATTCCAGAAATTCAAGACACATCCAATGATGCAGGAAATGCTCAAAGGGGCCAAACGTATTTCCTATGGTGCCCGGGCGATCAATGAAGGCGGTTTTCAATCGGTCCCCGAGCTTGCCTTTCCGGGCGGGGCTTTGATCGGATGTTCAGCCGGTTTTCTCAACGTTCCGAAAATCAAGGGGACGCATACCGCCATGAAATCGGGCATGATGGCGGCAGAGGCGATTGTTGATGCAATCAGTGAAAATGCCGAAGCGCCTGCCAAAACCCTCAGCCAGTATCCCGAGCTATATAAATCCTCCTGGGTTTATGACGAATTATATCGCGTGCGCAACAGTCGCCCGGCGTTCAAATGGGGATTGCTTGCCGGAACCCTTTATACGGGGCTGGATTTGAAGTTCTTCAGGGGTAAGGCGCCCTGGACCTTCAATCACCATGATGATTTTTCGGCGCTGAAAAAAGCCAAGGACTGCAAGAAAATTGACTATCCGAAATATGATGGGATCTACACGTTCGACAAACCATCTTCCGTGTTCCTGTCCAATACCAACCATGAGGAAGACCAGCCTATTCATTTGACGCTGAAAGATGATGCTGTGCCGGTTGCCGTCAACTATGCGGAATATGCCGGCCCGGAACAAAGATTCTGTCCGGCCGGGGTCTATGAGTTTTTGACCGATGATGATGGGTCAAATCCGCGATTACAAATCAATGCGCAAAACTGTGTTCATTGTAAAACATGTGATATTAAGGATCCGTCACAGAATATTAACTGGGTCGTTCCCGAAGGCGCTGGCGGGCCCAATTACCCGAATATGTAG
- a CDS encoding tetratricopeptide repeat protein, producing the protein MSILKTVIGGFFVTAALSACAGSSQSSERDALPKTFQDAGGTTDVYQPSVTGQYLAGRHAMREQNADAASKYFADALLQNSDDIILLTGAFQAALGMGDIETALQLAQILVKEEGENSAPHLVLALDALRENKYLVAEEHLKQTSDTGFNVLVKPLLRSWVTLGSGDVNAAIAELDALDKFDGFDTLKQYHAAMIADVSGQQELADELYADAMQGPAGQAVRLVQAYGIYLVRTGREQEARDLFDDYLIRYPLSPTINLLIDDLDAGRPLKPMLSSPVDGAAEALYSAASVIGRERAVGIAATYTYFTLMLKPDFPVARVLLAEAAEDRDRWTEALDLYSQIDENSAYYKNARTRQAWATYKLGDQNEASRILEEVIDAYPNDIEALVVLADMNRDAKNWNEAALQYGRAVSRLPAFENRHWSLFYARGIAYEQSKQWALAETDLLKALELRPDHPQVLNYLAYSWVDRDENLDKAKDMLIKAVSLRPRDGYIIDSLGWLYYRLGDFEDAVAQLEKAVSLQAADPTINDHLGDAYWRVGRSDEARYQWQRALWLEPTEEQAREIEQKLKDGLPNKIKAEN; encoded by the coding sequence GTGAGTATATTAAAAACAGTTATCGGTGGTTTTTTTGTCACGGCAGCCTTGAGCGCCTGCGCGGGGTCCAGTCAATCCAGTGAACGGGACGCCTTGCCTAAGACATTCCAGGATGCGGGCGGGACGACGGACGTTTATCAGCCGTCAGTTACCGGGCAATATTTAGCTGGCCGGCATGCCATGCGGGAGCAGAATGCCGATGCTGCTTCAAAATATTTCGCGGATGCGCTGCTCCAAAATTCCGATGATATCATTCTATTAACCGGTGCTTTTCAGGCAGCGCTTGGTATGGGCGACATTGAAACAGCGCTTCAACTTGCGCAGATACTGGTAAAAGAAGAAGGCGAAAATTCCGCCCCGCATCTGGTTCTGGCGCTGGATGCCCTGCGTGAAAATAAATATCTAGTCGCTGAAGAACATTTGAAACAGACGAGCGATACCGGCTTCAATGTTTTGGTAAAACCGCTGTTGAGATCCTGGGTTACACTTGGTTCGGGGGATGTTAATGCGGCAATTGCTGAACTGGACGCGCTGGATAAATTCGATGGCTTTGATACCCTAAAACAATATCACGCTGCGATGATTGCGGATGTATCGGGCCAACAAGAGCTTGCAGATGAACTCTATGCGGACGCAATGCAAGGCCCCGCTGGCCAAGCGGTCCGACTTGTTCAGGCTTACGGTATTTACCTGGTGCGCACCGGGCGAGAGCAGGAAGCCCGTGACCTGTTCGATGACTATCTGATACGGTATCCGTTAAGCCCGACCATTAACCTGCTCATTGATGACCTGGATGCCGGGCGGCCTTTAAAGCCGATGCTAAGCTCCCCCGTAGATGGCGCAGCTGAGGCATTGTATAGCGCCGCATCGGTTATTGGCCGGGAGCGGGCAGTTGGCATTGCGGCAACCTATACATATTTCACCCTCATGTTGAAGCCGGATTTTCCAGTTGCACGGGTTTTGCTGGCTGAAGCAGCGGAAGATCGTGACCGGTGGACGGAAGCCCTGGATCTCTACAGCCAGATTGATGAGAATTCGGCCTATTATAAGAATGCCCGAACCCGCCAAGCCTGGGCCACATACAAGCTGGGGGATCAAAACGAGGCTTCCCGTATCCTCGAAGAGGTGATTGATGCCTATCCAAACGACATAGAAGCCCTGGTTGTCCTTGCAGATATGAACAGGGATGCTAAAAACTGGAATGAAGCCGCCCTTCAATATGGACGGGCGGTAAGTCGGCTGCCAGCGTTTGAAAATCGGCATTGGTCCTTATTCTACGCTCGGGGTATTGCCTATGAGCAATCAAAACAATGGGCGCTGGCTGAAACAGATCTGCTTAAAGCTCTGGAACTTCGCCCCGACCATCCGCAAGTCTTAAATTATCTGGCCTATTCCTGGGTAGACAGGGATGAAAACCTGGACAAGGCAAAAGATATGCTGATCAAGGCCGTCTCCCTGCGTCCGCGGGATGGATATATTATTGATAGTTTAGGGTGGTTATATTATCGTCTCGGAGATTTTGAGGATGCGGTTGCGCAGCTTGAAAAAGCTGTTTCATTGCAGGCCGCTGATCCAACCATTAACGACCATCTCGGTGATGCGTACTGGCGGGTAGGGCGGTCTGACGAGGCGCGGTATCAATGGCAACGTGCCCTTTGGCTTGAACCAACGGAAGAGCAAGCCAGGGAAATCGAGCAGAAACTCAAAGATGGGCTGCCGAACAAAATCAAAGCAGAAAACTAG
- a CDS encoding 4-(cytidine 5'-diphospho)-2-C-methyl-D-erythritol kinase: protein MIKKIAKPKVNLCLHVTGKRDDGYHLLESLVVFPDGGDEIIVRQGKDLSLSVSGPFSDDIGDISDNLVLKAARLLQQHTGCRQGAEIELVKNLPVASGIGGGSADAAAALLLLAKLWKCSLGPEELQDIGLSLGADVPACLIEKPLIMAGIGEDISEIDPFPGFYILLINSKTKVSTPEVFKNLNIPVDRPNIEPFDLTTTGPLFSLLNSCRNDLQPAAIKIAPDISKVLCVLEAQSGCKLARMSGSGATCFGLFELKVTADTAASKIAQEYPDWWVKVMPV from the coding sequence ATGATCAAAAAAATAGCGAAGCCTAAAGTCAATTTGTGTTTACATGTAACAGGGAAGCGGGATGACGGATATCATCTCCTGGAAAGCCTTGTCGTTTTTCCTGATGGCGGTGACGAGATAATAGTTCGGCAAGGTAAGGACCTGTCCTTATCCGTATCCGGGCCGTTCTCAGATGACATCGGTGACATATCAGACAATCTGGTTTTAAAAGCCGCCCGTTTGCTGCAACAACATACAGGATGTCGTCAGGGTGCGGAAATTGAGCTTGTTAAAAATCTCCCGGTGGCGTCGGGAATTGGGGGCGGATCTGCCGATGCGGCGGCAGCGTTGCTTCTTTTGGCAAAATTGTGGAAATGTTCATTAGGCCCGGAAGAATTACAGGATATCGGATTGTCTCTCGGTGCCGATGTCCCGGCTTGCCTGATTGAAAAACCGCTGATTATGGCGGGAATTGGAGAAGATATAAGCGAGATAGATCCCTTTCCAGGGTTTTATATTTTGCTGATTAACTCGAAGACAAAGGTTTCAACGCCGGAAGTATTTAAAAACCTTAACATTCCTGTGGACAGGCCAAATATCGAGCCATTCGATTTAACGACAACAGGTCCTCTATTTTCGTTGCTTAACAGCTGTAGAAACGACCTGCAGCCTGCCGCAATCAAAATCGCCCCAGACATCTCAAAAGTTCTCTGTGTTCTTGAGGCGCAATCCGGGTGTAAACTGGCCCGGATGAGCGGAAGCGGTGCGACATGTTTTGGATTGTTTGAATTGAAAGTTACTGCGGATACTGCCGCATCCAAAATTGCGCAGGAGTATCCCGATTGGTGGGTTAAGGTAATGCCGGTCTAA